One region of Olleya sp. Hel_I_94 genomic DNA includes:
- a CDS encoding FadR/GntR family transcriptional regulator codes for MKLEILTKNENFNIQKTIIANIRDLINKKNLEPGDKLPAERMLSEMFEVSRSSVREAIQKLEFYGLLKSIPQSGTFVANIGVIALNGMIEDILRLEDPDFKSLVETRILLELKTVRLAALRRTDEDLEKMKSALDAYKNKVINKEDAVQEDLLFHLAIARASRNSTMNTFMLIITPEIITNFEKYHVCDKNLSQTAIKEHELIFEAIKNQDPIEAKQAMKNHFNELYKYCYNL; via the coding sequence ATGAAATTGGAAATCCTTACAAAAAACGAAAATTTTAATATTCAGAAGACAATAATTGCTAACATCAGAGATTTAATTAATAAAAAAAATCTTGAACCTGGAGATAAATTGCCAGCTGAACGTATGTTATCAGAAATGTTTGAAGTTTCTAGAAGTAGTGTAAGGGAAGCCATTCAAAAATTAGAGTTTTATGGTCTGTTAAAATCAATTCCACAAAGCGGAACATTTGTAGCAAATATTGGAGTCATAGCGCTTAATGGTATGATAGAAGATATTTTAAGATTAGAGGATCCAGATTTTAAATCGTTAGTAGAAACCCGAATTTTGTTAGAATTAAAAACGGTTAGACTAGCAGCTTTAAGACGTACAGATGAGGATTTAGAAAAAATGAAATCTGCCTTAGATGCTTATAAAAATAAAGTAATTAATAAAGAAGATGCAGTTCAAGAAGATTTGTTATTTCACTTAGCTATTGCAAGAGCAAGTAGAAACAGTACAATGAATACTTTTATGTTAATTATTACACCAGAAATAATTACAAATTTTGAAAAGTATCATGTTTGTGATAAAAATTTGTCTCAAACAGCAATTAAAGAACACGAATTAATTTTTGAAGCCATTAAAAATCAAGACCCAATTGAAGCTAAACAGGCAATGAAAAATCACTTTAACGAACTGTATAAATACTGTTATAACTTATAA
- a CDS encoding polysaccharide lyase family 7 protein, with the protein MRIKLKLIVLFVFVSVFNANCQSNKVVTESKVESKKKKKKKKRNRYKLPNIDLIHWKVTTPAGDGKKPQEVSPPEILDYATNESLKPYMYNDSTKGAIVFYAFPSSATTANTKYSRSELREQMVSGDNNVNWTFKQGGYMKGKLAIDDISKDSEGKYHRTIIMQIHGRLTNEQRDLIGEKDNNAPPILKIYWDKGKIRVKTKVLKNLDATEEEMLHEDAWDDDEGFNFEQEVGFKKFTLEVEVSDGKMVIILNENEYKVYEDIHMKKWGIFENYFKAGNYLQTRDEGAFAKVRYYDLEVKH; encoded by the coding sequence ATGCGTATAAAACTTAAATTAATAGTCTTGTTTGTTTTTGTTTCAGTCTTCAATGCTAACTGTCAATCTAATAAGGTTGTTACAGAGTCTAAAGTTGAATCAAAAAAGAAGAAGAAAAAAAAGAAAAGAAATAGATATAAACTGCCAAACATAGATTTAATCCATTGGAAAGTAACAACTCCTGCTGGTGATGGTAAAAAGCCACAAGAAGTGTCTCCTCCAGAAATTTTGGATTACGCTACAAATGAATCGTTAAAACCTTATATGTATAACGATTCTACAAAAGGAGCAATTGTTTTTTATGCATTTCCAAGTAGCGCAACCACTGCAAATACTAAATACTCTAGGTCAGAACTAAGAGAGCAAATGGTATCTGGAGATAATAATGTTAATTGGACATTTAAGCAAGGTGGTTATATGAAAGGAAAATTAGCAATAGATGATATTTCTAAAGATAGTGAGGGTAAATATCATCGCACTATCATTATGCAAATTCATGGTAGATTAACTAATGAACAAAGAGATTTAATAGGAGAGAAAGATAATAATGCACCACCAATTCTTAAAATTTATTGGGACAAAGGAAAAATTAGAGTAAAAACAAAAGTCCTTAAAAACTTAGATGCAACAGAAGAAGAAATGTTACATGAAGATGCTTGGGATGATGACGAAGGATTTAATTTTGAGCAAGAAGTAGGATTCAAAAAATTTACTTTAGAAGTGGAAGTTTCTGACGGAAAAATGGTGATTATTTTAAATGAAAACGAATACAAAGTTTACGAAGATATCCACATGAAAAAATGGGGTATTTTTGAAAACTATTTTAAAGCAGGAAACTATTTGCAAACCAGAGATGAAGGGGCTTTTGCAAAAGTTAGATATTATGATTTAGAAGTCAAACACTAA